From a single Methanomicrobium sp. W14 genomic region:
- the frhG gene encoding coenzyme F420 hydrogenase subunit gamma, giving the protein MGLLSRLKEIFTGSQQASEKKPEAVADIKRPVTASKPAKKPEDVKVEQKQDGKNKEDKPVVNKITVGHVHMSGCTGCLVSLADNYAGLFKILDDYADLVYCLTLADVRHIPEMDVALVEGSVCLQDECSVREIKETREKAKVVVALGGCAAYGNITRFCRGGQWNQPQQESFVPIGDLIDVDLYLPSCPPGAEAIRNVCVMAYLLLQGNDDQKALAAAYLKPLMDLAKRGTEACGCDLMVDVINQGLCMGCGTCAASCPVRAITIEYGRPNINRDMCIKCGACYAQCPRSFFNFDVMNQFEGITEAIDGAMGKGGQ; this is encoded by the coding sequence ATGGGACTACTATCACGTCTCAAAGAGATCTTCACGGGGAGTCAGCAGGCCTCTGAAAAGAAGCCGGAAGCTGTTGCGGATATAAAAAGACCTGTAACAGCATCAAAACCAGCTAAAAAACCCGAGGATGTGAAGGTTGAACAAAAACAGGATGGAAAAAATAAGGAGGATAAGCCTGTGGTAAACAAAATTACCGTTGGACACGTTCATATGTCCGGATGTACCGGATGTCTTGTGTCCCTTGCAGATAACTATGCGGGGCTCTTCAAGATTCTGGACGACTACGCAGACCTTGTATACTGCCTGACACTTGCAGATGTAAGGCACATTCCAGAGATGGATGTTGCACTTGTAGAAGGTTCGGTATGTCTCCAGGACGAGTGTTCCGTAAGAGAGATTAAAGAAACCAGGGAAAAAGCAAAAGTTGTTGTTGCCCTTGGTGGATGTGCAGCTTATGGAAATATAACAAGATTCTGCCGCGGTGGTCAGTGGAACCAGCCCCAGCAAGAGTCCTTTGTGCCAATCGGCGACCTGATTGATGTGGATCTTTATCTCCCGTCATGTCCGCCGGGTGCGGAAGCGATAAGAAATGTCTGTGTTATGGCATACCTGCTTTTGCAGGGCAATGATGACCAGAAGGCACTTGCGGCTGCATACTTAAAACCGCTCATGGATCTTGCAAAACGCGGAACAGAAGCCTGTGGCTGTGACTTAATGGTTGATGTCATAAACCAGGGTCTGTGCATGGGATGCGGTACATGTGCGGCAAGCTGCCCTGTACGTGCAATCACAATCGAATACGGCAGACCTAACATCAACCGTGACATGTGCATAAAATGCGGTGCATGTTACGCACAGTGCCCGCGCAGCTTCTTCAACTTCGATGTTATGAACCAGTTTGAGGGCATTACCGAAGCTATTGACGGTGCAATGGGTAAAGGAGGTCAGTAA
- the frhB gene encoding coenzyme F420 hydrogenase subunit beta, with the protein MVLGNYKTALSARSTDADILKCSQDGGVVTQLFAYALEEGIIDGAIVAGPGDEPFKPEPVVAMSKEELLAARGTRYTISPNMKLIKEATRSYGLDKVGIVGTPCQMQALRKAQLYPMGMRSVPDKIALAIGIFCMENFPYQGLETIVEDHCNVKMESAVKMDIGKGKFTVYTERGAVSQIPLKETHKYEQPGCHVCLDYVANLSDISTGSVGSPDGWSTVFVRTKKGDDIWSKAITAGCFETKDIASVKPGLDLVTKLATGKIDKNKKTLEERATFGVGKGLRNPYI; encoded by the coding sequence ATGGTACTCGGAAATTATAAGACAGCACTTTCTGCACGTTCTACAGATGCAGACATTCTTAAATGCTCCCAGGACGGAGGAGTTGTAACACAGCTCTTTGCATACGCTCTTGAAGAAGGCATTATAGACGGAGCGATTGTTGCAGGTCCGGGAGACGAACCGTTCAAGCCTGAACCTGTTGTAGCAATGTCTAAGGAGGAGCTTCTTGCAGCACGCGGTACCAGATACACAATAAGCCCGAACATGAAGCTCATCAAAGAGGCAACACGTTCGTATGGTCTTGACAAGGTAGGTATTGTGGGCACTCCGTGCCAGATGCAGGCATTAAGAAAAGCGCAGCTTTACCCAATGGGAATGCGCAGCGTTCCTGACAAAATTGCACTTGCAATCGGTATCTTCTGCATGGAGAACTTCCCCTATCAGGGCCTTGAAACCATTGTTGAGGACCACTGCAATGTAAAGATGGAGTCCGCAGTAAAGATGGATATCGGAAAGGGCAAATTTACTGTTTATACCGAACGCGGAGCCGTTTCCCAGATCCCGCTTAAAGAGACACACAAATATGAGCAGCCAGGCTGCCACGTATGCCTTGACTATGTAGCAAATCTTTCAGATATTTCTACAGGTTCTGTGGGAAGCCCTGACGGGTGGAGCACTGTCTTTGTCCGCACAAAGAAGGGAGATGACATCTGGTCCAAGGCAATTACAGCAGGGTGCTTTGAGACAAAGGACATTGCAAGCGTAAAGCCCGGTCTTGACCTTGTCACAAAACTTGCAACAGGCAAGATTGACAAGAACAAAAAGACACTTGAAGAGCGTGCAACCTTTGGTGTCGGAAAGGGTCTCAGGAACCCCTATATCTAA
- a CDS encoding response regulator has protein sequence MVVDVFMALILVTDDSAFQRKIISSVLEDGGYELVEASNGREALILAGEKKPDLILLDLLMPDMDGFQFMKAAHKKGIETPVVVLTSDIQNTTRDMCLKLGASGFVNKPVEKSKLIPVIDEVLSGRGR, from the coding sequence TTGGTAGTTGATGTTTTTATGGCGTTAATTCTTGTTACTGACGATTCAGCGTTTCAGAGAAAAATTATATCCTCAGTGCTTGAAGACGGGGGCTATGAACTGGTAGAAGCTTCAAACGGAAGGGAAGCCTTAATACTGGCAGGTGAGAAAAAACCTGATCTTATCCTTCTTGACCTTTTAATGCCTGATATGGATGGTTTCCAGTTTATGAAAGCCGCACATAAAAAAGGAATCGAAACACCGGTTGTTGTTCTGACCTCGGATATCCAGAACACGACAAGGGATATGTGTCTGAAACTTGGTGCGTCGGGTTTTGTAAACAAACCTGTTGAAAAGAGTAAACTTATTCCTGTAATAGATGAGGTATTGTCAGGCCGGGGACGGTGA
- a CDS encoding chemotaxis protein CheC, which produces MVAEHISEEDVDAIKEILNIGIGRSAQMLNNITKSHILLSIPQVKIYNAKTLQKGVDNYLDENSATVKLEFSGVFSGITAVAFPKDSATKLVMVITGEEAELPELDSIRIETLKEVGNIIINGVMGSISNFLSTHLDYTLPLYEEGSIIDMLKSGKKVYDEQIIMAVACFKIKDLDIEGNIFMILEIGSMKILLKDIRNM; this is translated from the coding sequence GTGGTGGCAGAACATATCAGTGAAGAAGATGTAGACGCAATAAAGGAGATCCTTAATATCGGAATAGGCCGCTCAGCCCAGATGCTGAACAATATTACAAAGTCGCACATTCTGCTGAGTATTCCGCAGGTAAAAATATACAATGCAAAAACCCTTCAGAAAGGTGTCGACAATTATCTGGATGAAAACTCTGCGACAGTGAAACTTGAGTTCAGCGGTGTTTTTTCAGGCATTACAGCCGTTGCTTTCCCAAAGGACAGTGCAACAAAGCTTGTCATGGTGATAACCGGTGAAGAAGCTGAACTTCCTGAACTTGACAGTATAAGGATTGAGACCTTAAAAGAGGTTGGAAATATTATAATCAACGGAGTAATGGGGTCGATAAGCAATTTCTTAAGTACTCATCTTGATTATACGCTTCCTCTCTATGAAGAGGGCTCCATAATAGACATGCTGAAATCAGGAAAAAAAGTCTACGATGAACAGATAATCATGGCTGTAGCATGTTTTAAAATAAAAGACCTGGACATAGAAGGCAACATCTTTATGATCCTGGAAATAGGATCGATGAAAATTCTTTTGAAAGATATAAGAAATATGTGA
- a CDS encoding PAS domain-containing sensor histidine kinase, whose amino-acid sequence MNAEEYFRITDNFPVGVFAVDSDYRIIFWNKLLEEWTGKNLNEVRQKCLFELYPSLRDGLFRERTEYVLAGGPPAIFSSQLHRSVIPVYLPSGEPRIQTTAVLSFVAGSTNYAVVVIEDVTDLKREVFAYRKMKDNAIDSLNERIKAEKETLRANEEANLYLDIMSHDIANVNTLVYGYSTLLEEAKDKTVCDYSKRISVASMRSTEIINSVSTIRKIREYKPELFPVSLSCAVKEGVLHYGDISLDIFKGDFLVMADDLLPEIFVNLVGNSLKYGDKNVSIAISVRESGDSVNVCVCDDGPGIPDDIKPDICGRFRRGKDRKEQGSGLGLYIVSMLAERYGSRINITDSFSGRKNPGTRICFSLKKG is encoded by the coding sequence ATGAATGCCGAAGAATATTTCAGGATCACTGATAATTTTCCAGTCGGGGTATTTGCAGTCGACAGTGATTACAGAATTATCTTCTGGAATAAGCTTCTTGAAGAGTGGACAGGTAAAAATTTAAATGAAGTCAGGCAGAAATGCCTGTTCGAGCTTTATCCTTCTCTTCGTGATGGTCTGTTTCGTGAAAGAACAGAGTATGTTCTTGCCGGAGGTCCGCCTGCAATATTCTCATCACAGCTTCACAGATCGGTTATTCCTGTATATCTTCCGTCAGGAGAGCCCCGAATTCAGACGACGGCAGTACTGTCATTTGTTGCCGGTTCCACAAATTATGCGGTTGTCGTAATTGAGGATGTGACAGACCTTAAAAGAGAGGTGTTTGCTTACCGGAAAATGAAGGACAATGCAATAGATTCCCTGAATGAACGTATTAAAGCTGAAAAGGAGACATTAAGGGCAAATGAAGAGGCAAACCTTTACCTTGACATCATGTCGCATGATATTGCAAATGTCAATACTCTTGTTTACGGCTATTCAACCCTTCTTGAGGAGGCTAAAGACAAAACTGTATGCGATTACTCAAAGCGCATTTCGGTTGCATCCATGAGAAGCACGGAGATAATAAACTCTGTCTCTACCATACGCAAAATAAGGGAGTATAAACCTGAGCTTTTTCCCGTTTCGCTTTCATGTGCAGTTAAAGAGGGAGTTCTTCATTATGGAGATATCAGCCTGGATATTTTCAAAGGCGACTTTTTAGTAATGGCCGACGACCTCCTGCCCGAGATATTTGTCAATCTTGTCGGAAACAGCCTTAAATACGGGGACAAAAATGTCAGTATTGCCATATCCGTAAGAGAGTCCGGTGACAGCGTAAATGTCTGTGTCTGTGACGACGGTCCGGGAATACCTGATGATATTAAGCCTGACATCTGTGGAAGATTTCGGCGCGGCAAAGACAGAAAAGAACAGGGAAGTGGTCTCGGGCTTTATATTGTCAGTATGCTCGCCGAAAGGTATGGAAGCAGAATCAATATTACAGACAGTTTTTCCGGGCGCAAAAACCCCGGCACCAGAATATGCTTTAGTCTCAAAAAGGGGTAG
- a CDS encoding DUF2124 family protein, with translation MKNTETLKGVPGILRSFKKYVEEQKLPENSQIVFYGCPGTCQPFAELISYALRKLPVKTAFVPFLNEKDAREIKIIDGIGAQMTEKAEKLAPAVIVLMGGLAMQNVPVSADDALKTISKYNAKRAGICFMSIFEEEKWAEKLDFDIMIDTKVDPVKVYRK, from the coding sequence ATGAAAAATACTGAAACTTTAAAAGGTGTTCCGGGAATTTTGCGGTCATTTAAGAAATACGTCGAAGAACAGAAACTACCTGAAAACAGCCAGATAGTATTCTACGGATGCCCCGGTACCTGCCAGCCGTTTGCCGAGCTTATTTCGTATGCCCTGAGAAAACTTCCGGTTAAAACTGCATTTGTACCTTTCCTGAACGAAAAGGACGCGAGAGAAATAAAAATTATTGACGGCATAGGCGCACAGATGACTGAAAAGGCCGAAAAACTGGCGCCTGCAGTTATAGTTCTGATGGGTGGCCTTGCCATGCAGAATGTCCCTGTTTCAGCAGATGATGCCCTGAAGACTATATCCAAATATAACGCAAAAAGAGCAGGGATTTGCTTTATGAGCATTTTTGAAGAGGAGAAATGGGCAGAAAAACTTGATTTTGATATAATGATAGATACAAAGGTGGACCCTGTAAAGGTTTACAGGAAATAA
- a CDS encoding GAF domain-containing sensor histidine kinase gives MTCVLEGESSFLNMLDDLGLAFLNVDCNHNVIFSGRAFSQFARNNEFECGISLYSEEIGIFNRSDFRPVVESVFLTGIPVKQKIIEFMDKNHKNVHISAEFHPLSSCDNCVKSVIIHIKDDTGEINAYNHICELNRRLHAINEIMSISSSSKNPSEIIRTAVKKTVEFFNFDAGAFYCLNMDKTEAKILDSYGFFDMYLPDVISKSCEFYPYKQVYLKEKPFYSEQYMDAPHEKSELGVFSLGCVPVMAGKEIIGSLNVATTSFHKFTTAEKETLEALGRQIGGVMHLAALQKDLECANENANLYLDIMMHDINNANLISSGYLELLAKSGSESSEFAIKALTGINQSMNIIRNVSVIREIQSHNPVLSNVSLDFVISREIENFSNLDIRYSGSGDFVLCDGLLSEVFINLFGNSVKFGGDNVIIEIEANSADDQVEISVSDNGPGISDDIKPVVFDRFFRGRETKSGKGLGLFIVRMILERYGSEISISDRIPGRPSCGVKFSFTLMKGDCVDNISCRGEEFKQEML, from the coding sequence ATGACATGTGTTCTTGAGGGTGAAAGCAGTTTTTTGAATATGCTTGATGATCTCGGTCTTGCGTTTTTAAATGTAGACTGCAATCACAATGTAATCTTTTCAGGAAGGGCTTTTAGTCAATTTGCCAGAAATAATGAATTTGAGTGCGGAATCTCTTTGTATTCTGAGGAGATAGGTATTTTCAACAGGTCTGATTTCAGACCGGTTGTGGAATCAGTTTTCCTGACAGGTATTCCTGTGAAGCAGAAAATAATTGAATTTATGGATAAAAATCACAAAAATGTCCATATTTCTGCGGAATTTCATCCCCTGTCCTCGTGTGACAACTGCGTTAAATCGGTTATTATCCATATTAAGGATGATACCGGAGAAATAAATGCATATAATCATATATGCGAGCTGAACCGGAGGCTTCACGCGATAAATGAAATAATGTCCATCTCTTCGTCGTCAAAAAACCCTTCAGAAATCATACGGACTGCCGTGAAAAAAACGGTGGAATTCTTTAATTTTGATGCAGGAGCATTTTACTGCCTGAACATGGACAAAACCGAAGCAAAAATACTGGACAGTTATGGTTTTTTCGACATGTATCTTCCGGATGTAATCTCAAAGTCCTGTGAATTTTACCCTTATAAGCAGGTCTACCTGAAGGAAAAACCATTCTATTCCGAACAATACATGGACGCTCCGCATGAAAAAAGTGAATTAGGTGTTTTTTCACTGGGCTGTGTTCCGGTAATGGCGGGAAAAGAGATTATCGGGTCGCTGAACGTTGCGACGACCAGCTTTCATAAGTTTACGACAGCAGAGAAGGAGACTCTTGAGGCTTTGGGACGCCAGATTGGAGGAGTGATGCACCTTGCAGCCCTTCAGAAGGATTTGGAGTGTGCAAATGAAAACGCCAATCTGTATCTTGATATAATGATGCACGACATCAACAATGCAAATCTTATAAGTTCAGGTTATCTTGAACTGCTGGCTAAATCCGGGTCTGAAAGTTCAGAATTTGCAATAAAAGCGCTTACGGGAATAAACCAGAGTATGAATATTATCCGCAATGTCTCGGTTATAAGAGAGATTCAAAGTCATAATCCCGTGCTTTCCAACGTGAGTCTGGATTTCGTAATATCCCGGGAAATTGAAAACTTCAGTAATCTTGATATCAGATATTCCGGTTCCGGAGACTTTGTTCTATGTGACGGTCTTTTATCTGAGGTATTTATAAATCTCTTTGGTAACAGCGTCAAATTCGGTGGAGACAACGTCATAATAGAAATTGAGGCAAATTCAGCGGATGATCAGGTTGAGATAAGCGTATCCGATAACGGCCCCGGGATTTCGGACGATATTAAACCAGTTGTTTTTGACAGGTTTTTCAGGGGAAGAGAGACTAAAAGCGGAAAAGGGCTGGGTCTTTTTATAGTCCGTATGATTCTTGAAAGATATGGAAGTGAAATTTCCATATCCGACAGAATTCCCGGGAGACCCTCCTGCGGGGTAAAGTTTTCATTTACACTGATGAAGGGTGACTGCGTAGACAACATTTCCTGCCGGGGGGAAGAGTTTAAACAGGAAATGTTATAA